GTAGAGGTCGAGTTCACCCGTCATGCCGCGAGCTCCGGAAGCGTGGTGGTGGGCCGGGTCGGCCGGTAGGGCGGCGCGTCCGGGAACAGGCCGCGCCGGATGCCGACGAGAGCCATCAGCGCGGCCCGGCCGGGCGCCTGCCGCGCATCGCGGGAGACGGCGTCGAGCGCCCCGTCGACGGTGTCGAGCAGGCCGGGGGCGGGCCTGTCCGGCTCGGCTCCGAAGTGCCGCGCCAGCGCGGCGAGCAGCGCTTCGACCGCCTGCCGGGCCGGCTCCGAGAGTCGCCGCCGGTCGCGCCGCAGTTCCACGACGTTGATGCCGACCCGGACCTCGGCGAGGAGGTCGGCGGTCCATTCCGCGTCGTCGGACGGCAGGGCGGCGAGCCGCGGCGCGATCAGGCCGACCCGGTCGAGCATCAGGGCCGCGAGTTCGAGCCCGTTCTGCGCGCCCTGGCGCCCGGCGGCGCGGGCGAGGCTGCGGCGGTTGACGGTCCGCAGGCGCCGCGCCGACCAGCCGGCGCCGACCGAGCGGACGAGGCGCGTGACGATGGCCGCGACCCACATCCCGACGATGACCGCGACGGACGCGTTGGTGAAGGCCGCGAAGTCCCCCGTGTAGCTGCCCTGAAGGGCGATCATGGCCGAGCCGTTGACCGCCGCGCCCATCGCCAGGGGCGCCGTCCTCGGCTGGGCCATGAACACCCCGCAGATCAGGAGCGCCGGGGCCAGCGCCAGGGCGAGCATCTCGAAGGAGGTGGCCAGCGGCAGGATCGCGAACAGGTAGGCCCCCGACCCGAGGGCGCCGAGGATGGCCGAGTTGGCGAAGCTGACGATGAACGGGGCGGGGTCGTCCTGGGCTGCGAAGAACGAGCAGCCGACCGCGGCCATCATCGGCGCGGCCGAGCCGTGCGGCCACCCGGTCGCGATCCAGATCGCGCAGGTGACCAGGATGGTCAGGAACACGCCCAGAGCCGACAGCAGCGCCATGCCGTGGTCGCGGTGGCGGATCGTGCGCGCCGCCGCGGTGTACCGGAAGGTCAGGTCCTCGGTGACCGGCGTGCCGTCCGCGATGTGCCGCTGCAGGATGCGGGCGTCCTGGCGCAGGTCGATGAAGTCGCGCAGCCGCGCCAGCAGGCTCGCCAGCACGAGGGCGTCCCAGGACGGCCGCTCGCCGAGCCCGGATTCGAGGGCGTCCGCCTCGGCCTTCAGGCGGTCGGCTTGCGACTGCTCGGTGGTTCCGGAGGCGAGCCAGGCCGCCATGGCGTCGAGGAGCGCGCGCAGACGCTCCGGCAGCGCGTTCGCCCGCTCCAGCGTCTCGATGCGGTCCGAGACCGCGGAGGCGATCGGCAGGAACATCAGCATGTGCTGGCGCAGGGTCGCCATGGCATCCGCCGAGCGCTCCGCACCGGTCATGTCGTAGCGCAGCGGCGTCGCCAGGGCATCGAACGCGACGGCGTCCGAGGCGAGCTTCAGCCGGGTCGCCTGCGTGTCCTTCGTCGTGCGGGTGCGGCCGAGGACGTCGACGACCCAGCCCCTCGCGTCGCGCAGCCAGAGGTCGAGCCGGCCGGAGATCACCGGCGCCACCGACTGCGGCAGCACGATCGTGTTCACGAGGCTGGCGCAGAGGATGCCGAGGGTGATCTCCTCGGCCCGGGTCACGGCGATATCGAACATCGTCCCGGGATCGCCGACGGCCGGGAAGCCGATCAGCGCCGCCGTGTAGCCGCCGAGCATCATCACGTAGCTGCGCGGGGTGCGGTCGAGGAGGGAGACGTACAGGCACGTCGCGACCCAGGTCGCGATGGCGAGCGTCAGGAGTTCCGGCGCGTTCACGAGGTTCGGCACGAGGGCCACTGTGACCACGGCCCCGAGCAGGGTGCCGAGCACCCGGTAGAGCGCCTTGGAGCGGGTCGCGCCGGCGAGCACCTGGCTGGTGATGTAGACGGTGCCGAGCGCCCAGTAGGGATTCGGCAGGTCGATCCAGAACGCCAGGAACAGGGCCAGCATGCCGGCCCCGAAGGTCTTGAGCGCGAAGGCCCAGTCGCGCCAGCCCGGAAGGGTCATTCCGCGGCCTCGCCGTGCCGCGCGCCGGCCCCGGCGTCCCCGGGCTCCACCGCACCGCGGACATGATCCTGCAGGGCCTGGAACACCCGCAGCCCGGCCTCCAGGTCGGCGGCGCTCACCGTGGCGAAGGCCGCGTCCCGCAGACGCTCCAGATCCGCCTCGATCCGCGCGACGACCGCCTGCCCCGCCGGCGTCAGGGTCAGCACCTTCGCGCGGCGGTCGGTGGGGTCTTCCCGGCGGGCGACGAGGTCCGCCTTCTCCAGTTGATCCAGGAGCCGCACCAGCGACGGGCCCTCGATGCCGATCGCGTCCGCCAGGATGGTCTGACGCGGCGCGCCGCCCATGCGGGCGATCAGCACCAGCGGCAGGGCCTTGGCCTCCGAGAGGCCGTGCGCCTCGGTCGACGCGTTGGCGAGCCGCCGCCACTGGCGTCCGGACAGGAGCAGCCTGTGGGTGTAGGCCAGACGCAGCTGGCGCAGGGTCTCGGCTGCCATCTCGCTTCTCCCGGTCGACGGCGAGGGATCACGCCCTGCGGCCCGGCGCGTATATTGATAGCAGACTATCAATTAGTGATGCATCATTCAAGAGTGCGTGCCGGCCCTCGAGCGGTTGAACGTGGCGCACCCGGAGGTCGGACGTTGCGACGCCATCTCACCCCCTCGATGTTCGTGGCCCTGTTCCCGGACTGGGCGCCGCCTCGCCGATCAGGTCCGGGTGCCGTGTCGAACCTGACATGGAAACGCGCTTCGAAAATCTCATCGGGCTAGGGCTGGCGCCGTTCCCGACCGGATTGGGACGGCGGCGCTCGTCGAGCCCTCGGCGCGCGTGGCGCGCGTCCCTTCTCCTGTGCGGGAGAGGTCCGCTTTCGCAGAAAGCCGGGTGAGGGGTTCGCCCTAGCCGGAAGGACCTGATCCCTCACCCCAGCCCTCTCACGCACGGGAGAGGGGGCATGGCGCGGCTGTCTCGACCGGAGTCGTCGTCCTTCCAAGTCCTTGCAGCACGATCGGGAACAGCTCTCGGTCTCGACGGTGGGACGTCTGGATTCAGGCGCCGTCGCTTGCGTCCGCTTCGGGCCGCACTGGCAGCGGCCTTCAAGCCCGGGTCGGGCCGCCATCGGGATGGCCGTTCAGGGAGGGGTCTGCCGGTCCGCTCCTGAGCGACGAAGCGCGGAAGGCGACGCTGCCGCCAAGTCCGCGCACGATTTCGAACGGACGTCTCTACAACCTTCGTCACTTGGCCGGCAATATACAGTTAAATTTAGAAATATTCGTGGCGATAATGTAAATCGACGGCAGGATACATCTCCTTCAAACCATACGCGTCGCGGCAGAGTTGAAATTTTATTTATTCCAATCTCACTGAGTTACATTGTGGCAACATGGACCATCTCGTTCGAGATTGCCGCGCGCCGCCTATTGTCAATGTCCAATATCTGTCGAATGGGAGCGCGTGGGGCTGCGGGTGCCAGTTGTCCCGCAACGCTGCATACCCTGGAACCGCGTTCGCATGTCGAGTCACGGAAACTGTTCCGTCATCCTCTCCCTCACCTTGCTGATCGCTATCGGCGCCGTGTCCGATGCGTCCGCCCAGAGCGAGGTCCGGCTCGACGAACTCTCGGTGGAAGCCCGCGGCGGCGGACAGGCCCCTGTGACCTCCCCGACGGCGATCATCGGATCGCCGCCGCCGACCTATCCCGGCGATGTCGTCGGCTCAGGCTCGCGGCTCGGGCTGCTCGGCAACCGCAACGTCTTCGATCAGCCCTTCAGCTCGACCAGCTACACGGACAAGCTCATCCGCGACCAGCAGGCCCGCAACGTTCAGGACGTGGTCAACAACGATCCGTCCATCCGCACCAATGTACCGGCTTTCTCCGGCATCCTCGGCTTCTTCATCCGCGGATTTCCGGTCTTCGCCCAGGACATTGCCTTCAACGGCCTGTTCGGCGTCGCCGATGCGTTCAACCCGGCGATCGAGCCGATCGAGCGCGTCGAGGTGCTGCGCGGGCCGTCCACGCTGCTCTCCGGCGTCCCGCCCTTCGGCAATATCGGCGGCATCATCAACCTGATCCCGAAGCGCGCCGGTGAGGAGCCGCTCAACCGCGTCACCCTCGGCTACAGCTCGGACGCCCAGGTCTACAAGGCCGTCGATGTGAGCCGCCGCTTCGGCGACGCGAAGGAGTGGGGCATCCGCTTCAACGGTGCCTTCAACAACGGCAACACCCCGATCGACAATCAGAGCGTACATTTCGGCGTCGCGGCCCTCGCCCTCGACTATCGCGGCGAGCGCCTGCGGGCGAGCCTCGATCTCGGATACCAGGAACTCGACTTCACTTCGCCGCTGCGCAACCGCAACGTGGCGGCAGGCGTGCGCATCCCCCGCGCGCCGGACCTGAACCTGAACCAGCAGCAGCCGTGGGAGTATCGCGACAGCGCCAACCAGCAGCTCGCCACGCGGATCGAGTACGACCTCACGCCCGATCTCACCGTCTACGGCGCCTACGGCGTCTCGAATTTCCGGCAGGAATACTTCGGCGGCGTCCTGACTATCTTCAACGCCCGCGGCGACTATCGCGACCCGGTCAGCTACCTGCCGTTCCACATCGTCAACCAGACGGCGGAGGCGGGACTGCGCGGCACTGTCGAGACCGGACCCATCAAGCACAGCTTCGGCTTGGCGACGGTCGGGTTCTGGCAGGACCTCGCCCAGCCGCCGGCGCAGAATGTCGGTGCGCCGATCGTCTCGAACCTCTACGCCCCGGTCTATCTCCCCCCGCGCTCGACCCTCGGCCTGTCGGACGCGACGCCGCGCACGTCGAGCCGGATCAACCGCAGCATCGCCGTCGCCGACACCCTGTCGGTCCTCGACGACCGCGTGCTGCTCACCCTCGGCGGCCGCTGGCAGAGCCTCGACGTGAACGCGTACAACCCGGTCACGGGATTCCGGACCGGTGCGAGCGAGAGCGGCGCCTTCTCGCCGGGGATCGGCCTCGTGGTGAAGCCGTGGGAGCGGCTCTCGCTCTACGCCAACTACATCGAGGGCCTGACCTCCCCGGCTCCGCCCGTGAACGCCGCCAACGCCACCGCCGCCTTCCCGGCCTTCGTCTCCCGCCAGACCGAGGTCGGCGCCAAGTACGATTTCGGCGCCGTCGGCGTCGGCTTCGCCGCCTTCGAGATCGAGCAGCCCTCCGGCTTCCTCGACGCCCGCACCCTCGTGTTCTCGGTCGACGGACGCCAGCGCAACAGCGGCATCGAGCTCACCGTGTTCGGCGAACCGGTGCCGGGCATCCGCGTCCTGGGCGGGGTCAGCCTGCTCGACGGCGTGCAGGTGCGGGCCCAGGATCCCCGCAATGTCGGCCGCGTCGCGGTCGGCGTGCCGGACGTGCAGCTCAACCTCTACGGCGAGTACGACCTGCCGCCGGGCCTCATTCCAGGCCTGACGGTCACCGGCCGGGTGATCTACACGTCGGCCCAGTACTACGACCTCGCCAACAGCCAGAAGATCCCGGACTGGGCGACCCTCGACGTCGGCCTGCGCTACGCTACCACGTTGCAGGACCGGCCGCTGACCCTGCGGGCGAACGTCGTCAACCTGTCGGGCAACAACTACTGGGCGTCGACCGGCAGGGGCATCCTGAGCCAGGGCACGCCGCGGACGTTCCTGCTCTCGGCATCGTTGGATTTCTGACGCTGTGGACCCGTTCGGGCGCACCGTGCGACTCAGGGTGGTCCTCGGCACCAGGCCGCTCATCGGCGCCCAACGGGCACGGTACGCGGAAAGCCGGAGGTCCACCTCCGGTGCGAGAGACACGGGAGCACACGGCGTCGAACGATCGACGTCGTTCGACACCGCTCGTCCCGCGTTTCGCTCCTGCGCGCCGTCTGGCTGGACCATGCGCGCAGGTCTCGTCGCCGTATATCAGCGAATGCCGCCGCTGGCGGTGATGTTCTCGCCGGTGAGCCAGCGCGCGTCGTCGGACGCGAGGAATGCCACGACCGTGGCGATATCTTCCGGCTGACCGGCACGGCCGAGCGGCGTCTGCGCGACGAGACCTGTCTCCATCTCGGAACCGACGACGCCCGCCGTGTGCGTGCCCTCGGTCACCACGAAGCCCGGGCTGACGACGTTCACGCGTATCTTGCGCGGGGCCAGCTCGTTGGCGAGCACCCCCGATATGGCGTTCACCGCGCCCTTGGTGCCGGCGTACACCGCCGCGGTCGGCGTGTGCACGTGCGTGATCGCCGAGGAGATGTTCACGATGCTCGCGCCCTCGCCGAGATGCTTCGCGGCCGCCCGGGTCGCCAGCAGAATGCCGAGCACGTTGACGTCGAACTGGCGGCGATAGTGTTCCTCGGTGACCTCCTCGATCGCCGCGAACTCGTAGATGCCGGAGTTGTTGACGAGCACGTCGAGCCGCCCGAATTCCCGCACCGCCGCCTCGATCACACCCTGCGCCTCGGACGCTCTGGAGACGTCCCCCTGGACCGCGACGGCCCTGCCGCCGGCCGACGTGATCGCCGCCACGACGGCGTCGGCCCCGGCCTTGCTGGACGCGTAGTTCACCACCACAGCGGCGCCGTCCTGCGCCAGCGCCCTGGCGATCCCCGCACCGATGCCCTTGGATGCTCCGGTCACGACGGCGACCTTGCCCGCAAGCTTCGACATGTGTGCTATCTCCGATACGGGCCGGCTCCGGGATGGCAGCCATCGACCCATAGTTCGGAACTTCGGAACTAACGGAGCGTCGTTCAAGACCCCATATGGACGAAATATGAGACCGCTGTTTCACCCCGCGATCGAGGACGTGCGTCCAGAGGCGATCCTGCACGCGCTCGCCGACCCGAGCCGGGCCGCCATCTTCGCCAAGATCATGCGGGCGGGCTGCGTCGAGGCCTGCTCGGCCGTCTCGGCGGTCGGGGACCGGGTCATCCCGAAATCCTCGCTGTCCAACCACTTCAAGGTTCTGCGCGAGGCCGGATTGATCCGGAGCGAACGACACGGCGTCGAGGTGCGCAACCATTCCCGCTGGATCGAGGTGGAGGCGCGCTTTCCCGGTCTGCTGGCAGGGATCATCAACGCCTACGCTTCGGACGTAGGCTCCGACCTGCCTGCCGCGAAGACAACCACGTCGCGATAGAGACGCCAGCTAGATCTGCGTCCGGGAACGCTCCTGGCCTTGACGCGGCAAACCTGTTGGCGCCGAGCCCGAGTTTTCGAGCATTCTGGATCCTGATGGCTGGATCCTGATGGATTGTGGATGCCATGCCTCTGCCCTGCGGCAGGCGGGGAATAATGGTGCCACGGTGGACGCGGTCTGCCGGGCGACGGGCGCGCCTGCGCCGATCTTTTCCCTCTGGAGGAAGCCGTTCGTCGGCTTGGGCCTTGCCGGAGATCCGGCGGCCCCAACGCGGTCTGGGCGATGGACTTCAGGTCGGACCGCCTGCTCGACGGGCGTCGGTTCCGGATCCTGACGATCGTCGATCGCCACACGCGAGCGCCGCTCCCGCTCAATCCGAGAGGCGACTTCCGCGCCATGCCGGTGACCGAGGCCCTGGTCGCGGTGGCCCGGCTGCGGGGGAGGGCAGCCCGAGAGCCTGCGGGGTCAATGAGCCGGCGTCTGCCGGCCGCCCGCGGGCGGCGTGCCGGAACGCCGCGCGGTGCCTGTCGCTGGCCGATCCCCGTGAGCGCGTCGAGGACCCGAGGCGCCACGACAGCGATGATCGCCCCGATACGGCTCTCGGCGGCCGGACGCCCCCGGGCCTTCCGACCGAGATGCCACAGCCCGCGAACGCGCGCGGGCCGCGGACAGGAGCGACTCCAGCAGATCTGGAGGCTTCCTTCCACCCGGACCAGGATCCGGGAGAGCCTAGATCTCGCCCGCGCGAGACGGGCTCGGCACGGCTCAGGCCAGGGTCGGGACGGCGCCGGGGAAGCCCGCGGCCGGCCGGTCGTCGTCGAAGTGATTGGCCAGCGCCACCACGAGGGCGAAGTTGGCGATCGCGGCGAAGGGGAGAAGGGCGAGAGCGGCGAGGAGGGTCATCGGGGGCGTCCTGTTGTGCGGTGCGTGAGAAGCGATATCGCACTGCACGCGCGGTCTTGGTATGCCACATGCCTCACGCCAGGCATGCGGCGCCTGCATGCGCGTGCCGGGACTAGAAGCGGCAGTCGCCGAGGATCGGCCCGACGATCATCCCCTCGAGGACGGGGTGAGGCGGCTCGTCGAACCGTGGAGGCGGGCTCCCGGTTCGGCGTGCCGAGACTCCATTACCCGCGTCGAGACCCGCCTCACACGGCAGCGGGTCACCGCACAACGGCCGCTGCGACGACCCGACAGACGTGCGCCCAGTGCGGTCGCGCGACCCGGCATGGACACCCGCTGGGAGCGGCCATGCGCGCGGAGCCTCCCGGCCCGAGCACAGCCATCACATCCGTTCAGTCGAACCCGTAGAGCGCTGCGGGATTGTCGGCCAGCACCCGCGCCCGCGGCCGCTCGTCGGGCACCCAGTCCGCCAGGAGGTCGAGCAGCCGGGCGTCGTCGGGCACGTGCGTCTCGCCCCTGTGCGGCCAGTCGCTGCCCCAGAGCATCCGCTCCGGGGCGGCCGCCGCGAAGGACTTCGCCACCGTCGTGGCGTCGGCGTAGGCGGGCGGCCCGCTCGCCGTGTTGAGGTAGGCGCCCGACAGCTTCATCCACGTCCCACCGCCGTCGAGCAGCCGGCGCACCACGGCGTGGGCGGGATGGCTCACGCCCCGGTCCGGCGGGAGCCGCGCCAGGTGGTCGATGACGAGGCGCGTCGGCAGACGCCGCAGCACCGGCTCCAGCCCGACGATCTGATCGCCGGTCGCGTAGATCTGGACGTGCCAGCCCAGCGGCGCGACCTTGCGGGCCATCGCCTCCAGACGCTCCGCGGTGGTCGGTCCCCAGGATTGCGGCGTGCCGAAGTTCACCCGGATGCCCACCGCGCCCTGTGCCGCCATCGCCCGGAGTTCGGCGACCCCGATGTCGAGATCGACCACGACCACCGCGCGGGCCGCGGGGCCGAGCTGCGCCACGCCGTCGAGGGTCGCGCGGTTGTCGGTGCCGTAGGTCGAGGGCGTCACCACCACCGCCCGGCTCGTCCCCAGGCGCGCCTGCAGGCGGCGGTAGGCGGCGACGTCGCTGTCCAGCACCGGCTGGCCCTTCCAGTGGGGCGAGGCCGGGAAGCGGGTCGACAGGATGTGGATGTGGCAGTCGCAGGCTCTCGGCGGCACGGGGATCGCGGGCGCCTCCGTCCCGGCCGAGAACGGGGCGGCATCCGCCGCGTCCGCCGGCCGGCCGCCGGCGCCGAGCGCCGCGAGGGCGAGGGCGCCGCCGCTGCCCAGAAGACTCCGCCGTGTTCGGGGCGTGGGGTCCATCGTCGGGAGCCTCCGCGGGGGCGCGCGTTCAGAAGCCGTAGAGCGCGGCCGGATTGGCCACGAGGATTCGGTTGCGCACCGCCTCATCGGGGGCCCAGCGCGCCAGGAGGTCGAGGAGCAGGGCATCGTCCGGTTTCGCGTCGGCCGGGGCGGTCGGATGCGGCCAGTCGGTCCCCCAGACCAGGCGCTCCGGGGCGAGCGCCACGTAGGCGCGGGCGAGGCGTCCGCGATCCGCATAGGTCGGCGGCCCGACTCTCGAAGCGAGATACGCGCCGGTGAGCTTCACCCAGG
This portion of the Methylobacterium sp. NMS14P genome encodes:
- a CDS encoding FUSC family protein, which gives rise to MTLPGWRDWAFALKTFGAGMLALFLAFWIDLPNPYWALGTVYITSQVLAGATRSKALYRVLGTLLGAVVTVALVPNLVNAPELLTLAIATWVATCLYVSLLDRTPRSYVMMLGGYTAALIGFPAVGDPGTMFDIAVTRAEEITLGILCASLVNTIVLPQSVAPVISGRLDLWLRDARGWVVDVLGRTRTTKDTQATRLKLASDAVAFDALATPLRYDMTGAERSADAMATLRQHMLMFLPIASAVSDRIETLERANALPERLRALLDAMAAWLASGTTEQSQADRLKAEADALESGLGERPSWDALVLASLLARLRDFIDLRQDARILQRHIADGTPVTEDLTFRYTAAARTIRHRDHGMALLSALGVFLTILVTCAIWIATGWPHGSAAPMMAAVGCSFFAAQDDPAPFIVSFANSAILGALGSGAYLFAILPLATSFEMLALALAPALLICGVFMAQPRTAPLAMGAAVNGSAMIALQGSYTGDFAAFTNASVAVIVGMWVAAIVTRLVRSVGAGWSARRLRTVNRRSLARAAGRQGAQNGLELAALMLDRVGLIAPRLAALPSDDAEWTADLLAEVRVGINVVELRRDRRRLSEPARQAVEALLAALARHFGAEPDRPAPGLLDTVDGALDAVSRDARQAPGRAALMALVGIRRGLFPDAPPYRPTRPTTTLPELAA
- a CDS encoding MarR family winged helix-turn-helix transcriptional regulator, coding for MAAETLRQLRLAYTHRLLLSGRQWRRLANASTEAHGLSEAKALPLVLIARMGGAPRQTILADAIGIEGPSLVRLLDQLEKADLVARREDPTDRRAKVLTLTPAGQAVVARIEADLERLRDAAFATVSAADLEAGLRVFQALQDHVRGAVEPGDAGAGARHGEAAE
- a CDS encoding ArsR/SmtB family transcription factor, producing MRPLFHPAIEDVRPEAILHALADPSRAAIFAKIMRAGCVEACSAVSAVGDRVIPKSSLSNHFKVLREAGLIRSERHGVEVRNHSRWIEVEARFPGLLAGIINAYASDVGSDLPAAKTTTSR
- a CDS encoding TonB-dependent receptor, which gives rise to MSSHGNCSVILSLTLLIAIGAVSDASAQSEVRLDELSVEARGGGQAPVTSPTAIIGSPPPTYPGDVVGSGSRLGLLGNRNVFDQPFSSTSYTDKLIRDQQARNVQDVVNNDPSIRTNVPAFSGILGFFIRGFPVFAQDIAFNGLFGVADAFNPAIEPIERVEVLRGPSTLLSGVPPFGNIGGIINLIPKRAGEEPLNRVTLGYSSDAQVYKAVDVSRRFGDAKEWGIRFNGAFNNGNTPIDNQSVHFGVAALALDYRGERLRASLDLGYQELDFTSPLRNRNVAAGVRIPRAPDLNLNQQQPWEYRDSANQQLATRIEYDLTPDLTVYGAYGVSNFRQEYFGGVLTIFNARGDYRDPVSYLPFHIVNQTAEAGLRGTVETGPIKHSFGLATVGFWQDLAQPPAQNVGAPIVSNLYAPVYLPPRSTLGLSDATPRTSSRINRSIAVADTLSVLDDRVLLTLGGRWQSLDVNAYNPVTGFRTGASESGAFSPGIGLVVKPWERLSLYANYIEGLTSPAPPVNAANATAAFPAFVSRQTEVGAKYDFGAVGVGFAAFEIEQPSGFLDARTLVFSVDGRQRNSGIELTVFGEPVPGIRVLGGVSLLDGVQVRAQDPRNVGRVAVGVPDVQLNLYGEYDLPPGLIPGLTVTGRVIYTSAQYYDLANSQKIPDWATLDVGLRYATTLQDRPLTLRANVVNLSGNNYWASTGRGILSQGTPRTFLLSASLDF
- a CDS encoding amidohydrolase family protein, which gives rise to MDPTPRTRRSLLGSGGALALAALGAGGRPADAADAAPFSAGTEAPAIPVPPRACDCHIHILSTRFPASPHWKGQPVLDSDVAAYRRLQARLGTSRAVVVTPSTYGTDNRATLDGVAQLGPAARAVVVVDLDIGVAELRAMAAQGAVGIRVNFGTPQSWGPTTAERLEAMARKVAPLGWHVQIYATGDQIVGLEPVLRRLPTRLVIDHLARLPPDRGVSHPAHAVVRRLLDGGGTWMKLSGAYLNTASGPPAYADATTVAKSFAAAAPERMLWGSDWPHRGETHVPDDARLLDLLADWVPDERPRARVLADNPAALYGFD
- a CDS encoding glucose 1-dehydrogenase, translated to MSKLAGKVAVVTGASKGIGAGIARALAQDGAAVVVNYASSKAGADAVVAAITSAGGRAVAVQGDVSRASEAQGVIEAAVREFGRLDVLVNNSGIYEFAAIEEVTEEHYRRQFDVNVLGILLATRAAAKHLGEGASIVNISSAITHVHTPTAAVYAGTKGAVNAISGVLANELAPRKIRVNVVSPGFVVTEGTHTAGVVGSEMETGLVAQTPLGRAGQPEDIATVVAFLASDDARWLTGENITASGGIR